TGACCGGGATGGGTTCCTGAGAGGGATCGATTCCGCGGGCCCGACAGATCTGAAAGATGCCCGGGAAGCGTTCGGCAAACGGGACCGCCAGTCGTGTGGCGTCAAGGAATACCGTGCCATGCGCCTGTTGCTCCCGGAAGATTTCACGGGCGACGACGTCCCTCGGCGCCAATTCGGCCAACGCATGGCGCTTGGGCATGAATCGCTGGCCGCGACCATTCAGCAGGATGGCCCCCTCCCCCCGGACGGCTTCCGAGATGAGCGAGAGCGGGTTCTCGGCCGTATCGAGCGCCGTGGGGTGGAATTGCACGAATTCCATGTCGGCCAGTCGCGCCCCGGCGCGATGCGCAATGGCGAAGCCATCTCCGGTCGCCACCTGGGGATTGGTGGTGTAGCGATAAATCTGACCGCAGCCGCCGGTGGCCAGGACGGTGGCATCGGCGACGATCTCCACCGCCTGCCCCGAGATACTGGCCCGGACGCCGGCGCAGCGCACCCCGTCGTCATCCTCCACCAGCAATAGTTCGAGCACGCGGGCCGACTCGTGGACCGTAATCGCGGCCGACTCCCTGACCTTGGCCACCAGCGTGCGAGCCACCTCCGCCCCGGTCTGGTCGCCGTGCGCGTGGACGATGCGGTGCCGCGAATGCGCGGCCTCCTTTCCCAGCTTGAACGCTCCGTTCGGATCGAGATCGAACCGGGCGCCCGCGGCCTGCAGTTCGCGTACCCGGGCCGGCCCCTCCTCCACCAGCACCTGAACCGCGGCCGCGTCGCACAGCGCCGCGCCGGCGGCGAGCGTATCACGACGGTGGAGTTCGGGGGAGTCACCGGCTCCCAACGCGGCCGCGATGCCCCCCTGGGCGTAGGCGGTGGCCGAGTCGAACAGCGTGCGCTTGGTGAGCACCGTCACGGAACCGTGTCCGGACGCCCGCCAAGCCGTGTGCAAACCGGCCACACCGCTGCCAACCACAAGGAACCGCGTGCGGATCCGGATAGTCATAGTATTTTGAATCAAAGGACTCTGATGCGCCGATGCCAGCTGGCGGTCCCGCCCAGGCGCATTTTCTCCCTCCTCTCAGGAGTCGCAGTCATGCGTGTGTCGTTCGCGAGTGGTGCCTTGGCCGCCGGTCTCATTGCCGGTCTGTCGACCGCGCCTGCCCTTCTGTCGGCGCAGCCGGGTGGTGTCGCCCCCGCGTGCCCATTGGATGCCAACAGTCCCAAGGAACTCGCGGTGCTCGAGCTGCAGGTCCAGCGCGCCCGCGGGGCCACCACGCCGGAGATTCGGCAGTCGGCGTTGAAGGCGATCATGAAGGAGCTGGATACCAAGCCCGAGCGTTTCGCCAAGAATCCGGCCGGCTACAATCTTCGCATGGCGCAGGCGTTGACCATGTGGGCGCTGGAGCCGGGCGTGGCCAACGTTGCGCCGCGCGCATCGCTGGGTTTGGTGACGAATCCGACCGAGTCCATCGACATGTTGGTCAAGCTGGACGAAGCGTACAAGGCCATCGTGGCGGCGCTGCCCACGTGCGAAAGCGATGTGAAAGCGCTGCGTCAGAACGATGTATGGCTGGCAGTCACGCGCAAGGCGCTGGACGCGTCGAATGGCGGGCAGTTGGACAGTGCGAACTACTACGCCAAGCGCTCGCTGCTGCTCTCGCAGGACAGCCCGTACCCGCACTACGTGCTGGCCAACGTGGCGAACCAGCGAAAGGAACGCACGGCGGCGATTGGCCACTGGAAGCAGGTGATCGTGCAGTCGGGCGCCGATACCAGCTATCGCGAACTCAGGAACAGCAGCTTGTATCTGCTGTCCGTCAACCAACTCGAAGCGGCGGAAGCCGCGAAGGGTGCCGAACAGCAGTCGTTGGCGAAGGACGCCGCCGCGAACTTCAAGGCGTTGCTGTCCGCAACACCCGACAGCCCGGACGCGCCGAACATCATGCAGAGCTGGGCCGATGCGCTGAAGATGGCGGGCGACTCGGCCGCCATCCCGGGGATCTACGCCGACATGCTCGCGAAACCGGCGGGCTACGGCGATGTCGCGTTGACGATGGCTGGCGTGATTGCCACGCGGGTGAACAAGACCGACGACGCCATCGCCCTGAACGAGGCCGCCATCGCCCGGAACCCCAATGCGCGTGACGCGCTCCGCAACCTGGCCGCGAACTACTACGCCAAGGACCAGTTTCTCAAGATGCTGGCGCCGTCGACGAAGCTGGTGTCCATCGATCCGAACAACTTTGATGGATGGATGATGTTCGCGTACGCCGCGCAGGGCATCGCCAAGGCGGCTAAAGTACCGGCCGAGAAGAAAGCCTGGACGGATTCACTGGTGAAGTATCAGACGTACGCCGAAGCGCTGCCGGTGAAGGTGGATGTCGCCAGCTTCCAGCGTGGCACCAAGGACGTATCCTTGACGCTGCAATTCGAGCAGCAGGCCGCCGCCGACGGCACCTACTCGGTGACGGTGGAATTCCTGGACGCGGCGGGTGCGGTGGTGGGAACCGCGACGGCCCCGGTGGGTCCGCTCAAGAAGGGTGAGACCAAGAGCGTGGCGTTCAAGGCGGCCGCAACGGGGGTTTCCGGGTACCGCTACCAACCGATCAAGTAGTCGGCGACACCGATTCACGACCACGTGAGCGGGATGCGCGGTCGGTTCGCGTCGAACATCGCGTGGTTGCTGCTGGTTGTTGGCACGCGCGCCGGAGGTCAATCCTCCGGCGCGCGTGTGTCGTTTGAGCTGGGCGCGATGGGCGTTGGTGCGTTGACGCACGCCGCCCCCGGTGTGTTCGGGACGTCCGCCACGGAAGGCTACCTGACCCAGCCCAATGTGATGGTTGGCGCGCACCGCGGACCGATTGCGCTGACGGGCACGATCAATCTCGAGGGCTACACGCTGCGTCGGGGGGAACTCAACGCCGGCATCTATGGCGAAGGCTACGTCGACCGTCGTCACCCGCACACACTGGTGCATGAAGCGATGCTGTCGGTGACGTCGCCAACGCGTCGCGGCGTGCGCGCGTCGTTGGCCGCCGGCAAGGGCTTCACGCCGTTCGGCACCGACGATCCGATGATGCGGCCGCTGGTGAAGTACCCGGTCAATCACCATCACGCGCAGATCATCGAGCGCGTGCAAACGATTGGCGCGATTGCCATTGGTGATTCGGCGCGCGGAGTCGCCGTCGAGCACGCGTTTTTCAATGGGGATGAGCCGGTGGGACCGTTCATCGGACCGCAATGGCGCCGGTTTGGCGATTCGCGTACGAGCCGCCTGACCGTCGTGCCGACACGCGATGTTGAACTGCAAGCCAGTCGGGCGTTCGTGCGTTCGCCGGGTATCACGCAGGGTGGCGCCTTCGATCACACGCAGACCAGCGTGTCGCTGCGCTTCGATCGGACCGGCGGCGGACAGGCCATGGCGGGACATGCCATGAACGGCCGTCGACGCTACCTGCTGGCCGAGTTCGCCCGCACTGACGAGGGGTTTGGCGCCGAGCGGGTGTTCCGATTCAACAGCGTGCTGGTGGAAGGACTGCTGGAGCGCGGCGGATGGGGTTTGGCGGCGCGTGCGGAGCGCACTGATCGACCGGAAAACGAGCGTCTGCTCGACCCGTTTCGCGTGGCGAACGGGCATATTGATTTTCAGATCATCGGCATCACGCAATGGTCACTGGGTACGGTGCATCTCGATGCACCTTCTGTGCGACTGCGTCGGCTGGCCGACACGCAGGTCGCACCGTACGTGGAGGTGTCCCGCGCGCGGCCGGTCGCGCTGCGCACTCCGGCGGTGTTTGAGCCGCAAGCGTTTTATGGGGCCGGTACGCTCTGGTCAGTGACGGCCGGAGTCCGATTGCATGTTGGTACCATGCGTCGTCGCATGGGTCGCTACGGCGTGCTGGCTTCACCACCTTGATACCGATGACATTCATGATTCACCCACGCACCGCGATCGGATTGTTCGTAGCCGCCGTACTGCTAGGATGCGGCGGCGGTGATGGTCCCGTCACTCCCGCGCCGACACCGGCGATTGCGGTGGCCGTGGGCAGCAGCCTGTCAGCGGTACGCGGGGCCAGCGGCAACGCGACCGTCACCGTCACCCGGAGTGGCGGGTATGCCGGCACGATCACGCTGACCGCGTCCGGAATGCCGAGTGGTGTGACGGCGACATTCGATCCGGCCACACTCGCCGGTACCGCGACGACGAGTGCGCTGACCGTGACGGTGAGCGGCGGCGCAGTGGTCGCGATCAGCACCATCACGGTGAGTGCGAGCGGCGCCGGTGTGTCGACTCAGACCGCCGTCTTCACGTTGAACGTCGCGTTGCCGCCACCGCTCGCGCTCGCGTCACTTGGCCTTGGCGGGGTTGCCGATCGCTATACGGCCGAATTGTGGGTGCGTGGCACGACCGCGTACACCACTACTTGGGGGACGCGCAGCGGCACGGGTCGTGGCAACGCCATCAAGCTCTGGGACGTGAGCGCCAACACGCCGACCCTGGTCGATTCGCTGATCGTGGCCAACGCCAGCACCCTTGGCGATGTCCAGGTATCCGACGACGGGTCACTGTTGGTGGCGGCCATCGAATCGAATCCGAACGGCGGGCTGGCGGTCTATCAGCTGGACAGTCCGCGCTCGGCGCGATTGCTGGTACGAACCACTGGTGGCGAACTGCAGTATGGTGTGCATACGGCAGAGATCGCGCGCGTGAACGGGGTGCTGTACGCGTTCTGCGCCATCGACCCGGCCAACGGCGTGCCGGCGCGTCTCGTGATCGTCAGTCTGGCCAATCCCTCGCAGCCCACCACGGTGGCCTCACTGCAGATGGGCTCCCCGTACATCCACGATGTGTTCGTCCGTGACGGTCTGTTGTTCACGGGCGAATGGAATAGTGGACTCGGCATCTGGGACATCGGTGGCGGTGGGACGGGAGGCACGGTCGCCGTGCCCAAGCGGCTTTCGTTCGTCGCCACGCAGGGTGGCAAGGTCCACAACGTGTGGTGGTATCATGATCCGGTCGCGAACAGCAAGCGCTACGTGTTCGTTGGCGAAGAGGGGCCGGGGGTGATTGGATCCAGTTCGGTGGGCGACGTGCATGTTGTTGACATCTCCACCATCACCGCACCGACGGAAGTGGCGCGCTACACGGTGGCCGGCGGCGGCACACACAATTTCAGCGTCGACGAGGCCAGTGGATTTCTGTACGCCGCGTACTACAACGCCGGCGTGCGCGTGCTGGATGTGCGCGGTGACCTGGGCACCTGTGTAGCGGCCCAGAAGACCACCGACGGGCGTTGCGACCTGACGTTGATGGGACGAGAGAAGGCGATCTTCAACGGCAGCGGGTCGGTGTACGTGTGGGGGGTGCACTGGACGCCGAGCGGACTCTTTGCCAGCGACATGCTCAACGGGCTCTGGCGCATTGCGCCGGCGAGCCGATAACACGCGCGGAAGGAGCGTTCTGCCCCTTCCGTCCCCCTCGTCCGGCGGCGAACCTTCGTGGCCATGCGTCGGACTCTTTTTCTGATCGGGGCGCTCCTCGTCGCCCATGTCGCCTTGCTGGCGGTTACGCCCTCTGGCGCGACCAAGGCGGACAACACCGTGGGACTCGACGTCGGCATCGTGTTCGATGTCGGTGGTCGCGGTGACAAGTCGTTCAACGACGGCGCGTACCTGGGTGGCGTGCGGGCGGCCCGGGATCTTGGCGCCCGCGTGCGGTACATCGAACCCGGTGAGGGCTCCGACCGCGAAGCGGGGCTGCGATTACTCGCGGCCGAAGGACTCGATCTGGTCATTGGCGTCGGATTCATCTTCAGCGATGATGTCAACACGCTGGCCCGGGAGTATCCCAACGTCCGCTTCGCCGACGTGGACTACGCGGTTTCCACCGACAGCGCGGGCAATCCGCTGCCGATGCCCGACAACCTGGTGGCGCTCAAGTTTCGCGAGGAAGAAGGGTCGTTTTTGGTGGGCGCATTGGCCGCGCTGGTGGGCAAGAGCAAGAAGGTGGGGTTCATTGGCGGCATGGACATCGCGCTCATTCACAAGTTCGAGGCGGGCTATCGCGCCGGCGTGAAGCACGTGTGTCCCGACTGCGAGGTGCTGGTGGCCTACGCTGGCGTGACGCCGGAAGCATTTCGCAATCCTGGCAAGGGCAAGGAGATGGCGCTCAGCCAGTACAGCCAAGGCGTGAACGTGATCTTCCACGCCTCGGGATCCACGGGCCTTGGGGTGTTCGAAGCCGCGCGTTCTGCGGGTAAGCTGGCCATCGGTGTCGACGCCGATCAGTACAGCGAAGCGCCGGGCGTCGTGCTCACGAGCATGGTGAAAGGCATCGATGAGTCGGTGTTCCAGGCCGTGAAAGCGGTGAAGGAAGGGCGCTTCAAGGGCGGCATCCAGCAGTTCGGGCTCGCCGAAAAGGGTGTTGGCTACGTCTACGATGCCAACAACAAAGCGCTCATTCCCGCTGCGGTGCGCGGGCGACTCGATCAGCTGACGGCGGAGATCATCGCCGGCCGCATCAAGGTGCCGAGTACACGATGAGCACCCGGGACTCGGCTGTGCACATGGACGGTGTGGCCAAACTGTTCGGGCCGGTGGTGGCCAATCGGCAGGCGTCACTTGATGTCGCCACGGGAGAGATTCACGCGCTGGTGGGCGAGAACGGCGCCGGCAAGAGCACGCTGATGCGCGTGCTGGCCGGCATGTTTGCGCCTGATGCCGGCGTGGTGCGGGTGAATGGTCGCGATGTGACCGGATGGTCAACGCACGAAGCGATTGCCGCCGGCGTGGGCATGGTGCATCAGCACTTCATGCTCGTCCCCACGCTGACGGTGGCGGAGAATGTGGTGCTGGGGATGGAGCCGACGCACGGCGTGCGCGTGGACATGACCCGGGCCATCGCCGATGTGAAGGCGTTGTGCGTCAAGTGCGGCCTGCATGTTGATCCGTTGGCGAAGGTGGCCGACCTGAGTGTCGGCGAGGCACAGCGGGTGGAGATCCTCAAGGCGCTGTATCGTGGCGCCCGCATCCTCATTCTTGATGAGCCGACGGCCGTGTTGTCGCCGCCAGAAATTCGTGACTTGTGGGACGTGCTTCGCACGCTCAAGGCGGACGGCGGGACGGTGGTGCTCATCACGCACAAACTGGATGAGGTGATTGCCGTGTCCGACACCATCACCGTGATGCGCGCCGGGATGACCGTATCGCGTTTTGCCACCCAGGGCACGACGCCGCGTGACATTGCGCGAGCGATGGTGGGTCGTGACGTGGCACTGGCGCTCGACACGGTGACGGCACCACGCGCGGCGTCGACGGCAGCCGCGGTGCTCCGCGTATCGGGCCTCACGGTGAAGTCCGACCGCGGCATGACGGCAGTGAACAACCTGTCGTTTGACATAGCGCCCGGAGAGATTTTCGGCATCGCCGGTGTGGAAGGCAACGGGCAAACCGAATTGCTGGAAGCGATTGCCGGGCTGCGCGCTCCGATGTCCGGATCGATTCTGCTGGGCAGCCAGGATATCACGGCGCTGACGGTGCGCGATCGCGCGGATGCCGGGCTGTCGCACATTCCGGAAGACCGTCATCGTCGCGGACTCATTCTCGAGTATTCCATCGCCGACAACCTGATCCTTGGCCGTCAGCACCACTTCGCGTCGGCGCGCGGTCTCGATGCGGCCCGCATTGCCTCGCATGCGGCGCAGCAGGTGCAGGCGTTCGATATTCGTCCGGCGGTAACCACGCTGCCGGCGCGCGCGCTGTCGGGTGGCAACCAGCAGAAGGTGGTGATTGCCCGCGAGATGGGGCGCGCGTTTACCGTGTTGTTGGCGGCACAGCCCACGCGCGGTGTGGACGTGGGGGCTATCGAGTTCATTCATGACCAGCTGCGAAAGGCGCGGGCGGAAGGCAAGGCGATTTTGCTGGTGAGCGCCGACTTGCCCGAGGTGATGGCGCTATCCGATCGCATCGCCGTGATGTACGGTGGTCGGTTTGTAACCGTGATGGCGGGCAGTGATGCCACGACCGAGAAGCTCGGGCCATTCATGACGGGAGCGGCGGCATGAAGATGGACCGCGCCGCGCTCCTTGAGAACGTGCTGCCGATAGTCGTGGCACTGGGCATCGCCGCTGTTGTTGGCGATCTGCTCATATTGTCGTTTGGCGAAGCACCGGCCACCGAGTATCGCCTGCTGGTGGAAGGCACGTGGGGCAACGCGTACGGCATTGGACAGGTGTTGTACAAGGCCACGACGCTGACCTTTGCCGGTCTGGCGTTCGCCATGGCGGGGCGCGCGGGACTGTTCAACGTCGGTGCCGAATCCCAGTTGGCGATGGGCGGTTTCGCCGCGGGCATCATGGGGTTGCTGCTGCCAGCGGGCGTACCGGCCGTGATCGGTATGCTGTTGTGCCTGATCGCGGCGGCGTTCGGTGGCGCCGCTGTGGCCGCCGTACCTGGTGTACTGCGTGCGCGTTTTGGCGCCAGCGAAGTGATTGTCACCATCATGCTCAACTTCGTGGTGCTTGCCCTGCTCAACTGGCTGGTGTCCGCAAAGATTCATGTCACCGAAACGCTGCATACGCCGCCCATCAATACCGGCAGGGTGCCGCGACTGGCCGACATGTTCGACGCCTTCCACGGCAGTGCGGCCAACTGGACGCTGCTGATCGCCATCGCCGTGGCGCTGTCGAGTTGGTGGTGGTTGTTCCGCACGCGCGGGGGGTACGAACTGCGCGCCGTGGGCCTGCAGCCCGATGCCGCCGAATACGGCGGCGTGAATGTGAAACGGGTGCTGTGGACGTCGATGTGTTTGTCGGGCGCACTCGCGGGCATGGGTGGCGTGAACTTCGTGCTGGGTTACAAGGGCTACTACGAGGAAGGCTTTGCCGGCGGCGCGGGCTTCCTTGGTATCGCCGTGGCGTTGGTGGGGCGCAATCATCCGTTGGGCATTCTGCTGGCCGCCCTGCTGTTTGCCACGCTGTCGCAGGGTGGACTGGCGGTGAATGCGCTGGTGCCCAAGCAACTCACCGATATTCTCACCGCGGTCGTGATTTTGGCCGTCGCGACTGCGGTGCCGGAAGTGCAACGACAGATGCGCGCTGCGGCGGCCAGTGCGTTGGCCGCGCTCAATCGTTCGGCCGCGACGCCGAGCGCGGAGCGTGACGCATGAACGCCATCGCGTTTCTGCTGCAGACCATCCGCATTTCCATTCCGTACCTGCTGGCAGCGGCCGGCGGCGTGATGTCCGAGCGCGTGGGTGTCATTGCCTTGGGTCTTGAAGGACTGATGCTGTCGGGTGCCTTCGGTGCCGCCATGGGCAGCTACTACGGCGGCAGTGCATGGATGGGGTTGTTGGGTGCGCTGGTGGCCGGACTCGTGATGACCAGCGTGTTGGCCGTGGCCACCCTGCGCTTCAAGGCCAATCAGGTGGTTGTGGGTGTGGCGATCAACCTGCTGGTGGTGGCGGTCACGCGATTCTTTTTGCGACTGGTGTTCGATAGCGCCAGCAACTCGCCGCGCGTGCCTGGATTCGGTGGTGAAGGCGCGGCCAACGCCATGCTGGCCAGCTTCGCCAACCCGGTGGTGTGGATTGGGCTGTTTGCGCTGCCCGGGCTTGGTTGGCTGTTGTACCAGACGCCGTTCGGTTTGCGCGCGCGCGCCGTGGGAGAGAAACCCGAGGCGGCCACCACGTTGGGCATCGCGGTCGGCCCGCTACGCCTCAAGGGATTGCTGCTGTCGGGCGCGCTCGCCTCGCTGGGCGGTGCGTATCTCGCACTCGATCAACATCAGTTCACCGATGGCATGACCGCCGGCCGTGGCTTCATTGCGCTTGCCGCCGTGATTTTTGGACGGTGGGAACCCATGCGCGTCGCGGTGGCGTGCCTTCTCTTTGCCGGTGCAGAAACCTTGCAGATCCAGTTGCAGGGCGCGCAACTCGTGCCCAGTCAGTTCGTCGAGATGATTCCCTATGTGCTGACCATCATCGCACTGGCCGGTGTGGTGGGGCGCAGTGTTGCGCCAGCGGCGCTGGGAAAGACCGAGTGAGCGAATCCCTGGTGACACGAACCGGCGAACACCCGACGCAGGAGCCGGAGAAGAGCGCGTTCGGCAAGCTGGTCGTGCTGATGGTGACGGCGTTCATCGACATGCTCGGCCTGTTGATGATTTTGCCGCTGCTGCCGTTTTACGCCAAGAGTCTTGGCGCGGGCGGCCTGATTGTGGGACTGTTGGTCAGCGCGTTCAGTGTTGCGCAGCTCATCAGCGCACCCATTTGGGGTCGGTTCTCCGATCGCTATGGACGGCGTCCGGCCCTGATGGTGGGACTCGGCGCCAGCGCCATTGCCTATGTGGTGTTCGCCTACGCCGACAGTTTGTGGTTGTTGTTCCTGTCACGCATTGTGCAGGGTGCCGGTGGCGGTACGGTGAGTGTGATTCAGGCCTATGTCGCCGACGCCACCAAGCCGGAAGATCGCGCCAAGTCGCTGGGCTGGTTGAGCGCGGCCACCAACGCCGGCGTGGCGATTGGGCCGGTCATTGGCAGCTGGGTGCAGCACTGGAGCACGCATACGCCGGGTCTCGTGGCGGCGGGATTGTGTGTGATCAACATGGTCTTTGCCTCGCGCTATCTCACCGAGGCGCGAAAGCCGTCAGGGGCGCCTGGCCTCAATGCCGACGGCACGAAGACGGTGCGCAAAGGCAGTCGGGAGGCCGTGATGCGCGTGATCAGCCATCCGGACGAACCGGCATCACGGCTGATTCTCATTTACGCGATCGCCATTGGCGCGTTCCAAGGCACGACGTCCATCCTGGCGCTGTTCCTTTCGTTCCAGTTCGGCGTCACCGCGGACACCATCGGCTACTTCTTCTTCTACATCGGCGTGTTGAGCGTCTTCGTGCGCGCGGTCATGCTGGGACGTTTCGTGAACTGGGCGGGGGAGCCCAAGCTCAGTCGATGGGGCATCATGTTTCTCGGCGCCGGGCTGGTGGGCATCGCGTTCTCCACGAATTACGTGACGCTGGCGCTGGCCGTCGGCCTGTTGCCACTGGGCACGGCCTTCACCTTCCCGTGCGTCACCGCGATGCTGTCACGCGTGGTGAGCAGCGCCGAGCGCGGGTTGTACATGGGCGTGCAGCAGACGTTTGGCGGCATCACGCGCGTGGCGTTTCCGGTGCTGTTCGGATTGGCCTTTGACAACATCGGCAAGGCCAGTCCGTTTCTGATCAGCGCGACGATGGTGTTGGCGACGTTGTTGCTGGGTCGGGATCTGGAGAAGTACTCGCCGCGGGCTGCCAAAGCGTAGGATCTGCGGGTGGCCGTGTTTTGAACCGCGAAGTTCGCGAAGTACGCCAAGTACTGACTTTGACTCAGTTTGGTTCTTCGCGAACTTCGCGAACTTCGCGGTTCAATCTTTCGATTCATCGCGCCGCGCAGAACTCGCCGAATTACCAGTCCGTCGGCCGATAGTCCTTGAGGAACACGCCCCACTGATGCACGCCGCTGTTGATGCCTGCAATGATCGGATCGACAATGCGGGCGGCGCCGTCCACGATATCGAGCGGCGGATGGAATCGATGATCCGCAACCTTTCGCGCCGCCAGTTCCACCGTGTCCTCGTCGGTCACCCACCCCGTGTCGACGCTGTTCATGTGAATCCCGTCCTGCTGATAGTCCGTGGCGGACGTGCGGGTCATCATGTTGAGCGCCGCCTTGGCCATGTTCGTGTGCGGATGACGGGTGGTCTTGTTGTTGCGGTAGAACTGTCCTTCCACGGCCGACACGTTGACGATGTGCTTGTCGCGGTTGGCGGTGCGCATCATGAGCGGCTTGAGTCGCGCATTGATGATGAACGGCGCAATGGCATTCACGAGTTGCACTTCCAGTAACTCCACGCTGGGCACCTCGGCCATCAGCAGTCGCCAGGAGTTGCGGTCGCGGAGATCCACCTGCTGCAAATCCTGATCGAGTTGTCCTTGGGGAAAGAGTCCCTGCTGGGCGAGCAGTTCCTCCGGGAGCAATTTCACCTGCGACAGCGCCGCCGCCTGCGTGAGGCCAATCGCGTCGAGGGCGTGCGGCTCACGCGTGGTGGATACGCCCGCATTCGACTGGGCTTCGGGCAGCATATGATAGCCGCGGAGCCCCTCGTACGTGCCCAGGACCTTGCGTTGCTCCGCGGGCAGCGACTGCAGCGGTGCCATTTCGCCTTCCATCATGTGCGCGTAGAAATCGGGCGGGCGGCGCACCGTCTGGCAGGCATTGTTGATGATGAAATCCAGGCGGTCATGCGTGTTGAGCAGCTCGCGACAGAACGCTTCCACGCTTGGCGTATGTCGCAGGTCCAGCCCGAACAGCTCGAGCCGATCGCTCCATTGCGCAAAATCCGGTTCCGCGGCGTAACGAGCCGCCGAATCGCGCGGGAAACGCGTGGTGACAATCAGTCGTGCGCCGCAGCGCAGCAGCTTGAGGCCCGCCTGATACCCAATCTTCACGCGGCCGCCGGTGAGCAGGGCGGTTCGACCGGTGAGGTCGGCGAGTTCTGTGCGTTTGGCGAAATTGTACTCCGCGCACGGGCCGCACATCTGGTCGTAGAAGTGGTGGATGGTGGTGAACTTCTGCTTGCAGATGTAGCAGTGCTGCGGCACGACGGCTTCGCGGACTTCCAGATCGGTGTCGATGTCCTGCGGTGTGAAGTGGTCGGGTGGATAGACATTGGGCGTGGTGAACACCGGCTGCCGCCTGAGCGACCGGATTCCCGTTTCATGCAGCACCCCATCATCACGCGCGGCCGCCGCCGCCTTGCGCTCGCGCACGGTGGCCTTGACCATTGCGCGCCGGGCTTTGGCATCGGGATGAAAGACCAGCGCGACCGCGTCAAGGAACGCCTGGCGTTCCGTGGGCGGGAGCGGCACGAGGAGTGCGCGATCGGCACCGATGCGCTGCAGCAGCTCCGTCGCGGCGCAGAGCTGCTCGCGGAACGACGCTTCGGGTGCAGGCGGATTGGAGATCAACGCGGTATCGTCTGGGGTCACACGCACGGTCCTGACAGGTCGGAGTCAACGAGCGGACAGTCAAGATCGCGAAGTTCGCCGCGCACCGCGAGCCTTTGGTTACGGCGTACGCACGAACGCAGTCACGTGCAGCACGCGACCATCGGTCAATATCAACTCCAGCAGAACTGAATCGGCGACCGCAAGCGGCCGTCTGAGTGAAGAGATCATCAGATGTTTCGCGCCAGGCTTGAGGACGAGGGAATCGCCCGGCGGAATGGCCTGCGGCGCCATCAGCGGCGACATGTGCACCATGCCGCTCATCACCATGGATTCATGCAGCGAGACCGAGGCCGACACGGGCGAGGTCACGGCGGAGAGTGCAATGGCCGCCGTGTCGCGGTTCACAATCACCAGATAGGCCGCCGTGGTCGCGGCCGAATCGGCCGGTCGCGCCCAGGCGTCGCGCACTTCAACAATCGCGACAGGTTCGGGACCGCGGCAGGCAAGTGCGGCGGCCAAGGAAATCGCGATTCCGCTGCGTGTCAGCGTTTGTCGGCGGTTCGTCAAACAGCCGCTACGCCTTCCGGAGCGACGCATACATACTCACCAGAATCAACAGCAACCCCGACGCGCACACGATGGCCGCCCCGGTTGGCAAGTCCATCTGATACGAGGCCGTGAGCCCCAGCAGACTGGCAGCGGCCGCGATGACCCAGCCCACCGTGAGGCGACTCATCCACCGCTGGGCCAGCATGACGGCACACACGGCCGGCACGATGAGATAGGCAAACGTGAGCAACACGCCCGCCACCCGGACAAAGCTGACCACCACGATCGCAAACGCCGCATAGAACAGG
The genomic region above belongs to Gemmatimonadaceae bacterium and contains:
- a CDS encoding ABC transporter permease; the encoded protein is MNAIAFLLQTIRISIPYLLAAAGGVMSERVGVIALGLEGLMLSGAFGAAMGSYYGGSAWMGLLGALVAGLVMTSVLAVATLRFKANQVVVGVAINLLVVAVTRFFLRLVFDSASNSPRVPGFGGEGAANAMLASFANPVVWIGLFALPGLGWLLYQTPFGLRARAVGEKPEAATTLGIAVGPLRLKGLLLSGALASLGGAYLALDQHQFTDGMTAGRGFIALAAVIFGRWEPMRVAVACLLFAGAETLQIQLQGAQLVPSQFVEMIPYVLTIIALAGVVGRSVAPAALGKTE
- a CDS encoding copper chaperone PCu(A)C — its product is MRDAWARPADSAATTAAYLVIVNRDTAAIALSAVTSPVSASVSLHESMVMSGMVHMSPLMAPQAIPPGDSLVLKPGAKHLMISSLRRPLAVADSVLLELILTDGRVLHVTAFVRTP
- a CDS encoding MFS transporter: MSESLVTRTGEHPTQEPEKSAFGKLVVLMVTAFIDMLGLLMILPLLPFYAKSLGAGGLIVGLLVSAFSVAQLISAPIWGRFSDRYGRRPALMVGLGASAIAYVVFAYADSLWLLFLSRIVQGAGGGTVSVIQAYVADATKPEDRAKSLGWLSAATNAGVAIGPVIGSWVQHWSTHTPGLVAAGLCVINMVFASRYLTEARKPSGAPGLNADGTKTVRKGSREAVMRVISHPDEPASRLILIYAIAIGAFQGTTSILALFLSFQFGVTADTIGYFFFYIGVLSVFVRAVMLGRFVNWAGEPKLSRWGIMFLGAGLVGIAFSTNYVTLALAVGLLPLGTAFTFPCVTAMLSRVVSSAERGLYMGVQQTFGGITRVAFPVLFGLAFDNIGKASPFLISATMVLATLLLGRDLEKYSPRAAKA
- a CDS encoding SDR family oxidoreductase, coding for MISNPPAPEASFREQLCAATELLQRIGADRALLVPLPPTERQAFLDAVALVFHPDAKARRAMVKATVRERKAAAAARDDGVLHETGIRSLRRQPVFTTPNVYPPDHFTPQDIDTDLEVREAVVPQHCYICKQKFTTIHHFYDQMCGPCAEYNFAKRTELADLTGRTALLTGGRVKIGYQAGLKLLRCGARLIVTTRFPRDSAARYAAEPDFAQWSDRLELFGLDLRHTPSVEAFCRELLNTHDRLDFIINNACQTVRRPPDFYAHMMEGEMAPLQSLPAEQRKVLGTYEGLRGYHMLPEAQSNAGVSTTREPHALDAIGLTQAAALSQVKLLPEELLAQQGLFPQGQLDQDLQQVDLRDRNSWRLLMAEVPSVELLEVQLVNAIAPFIINARLKPLMMRTANRDKHIVNVSAVEGQFYRNNKTTRHPHTNMAKAALNMMTRTSATDYQQDGIHMNSVDTGWVTDEDTVELAARKVADHRFHPPLDIVDGAARIVDPIIAGINSGVHQWGVFLKDYRPTDW
- a CDS encoding ABC transporter permease is translated as MDRAALLENVLPIVVALGIAAVVGDLLILSFGEAPATEYRLLVEGTWGNAYGIGQVLYKATTLTFAGLAFAMAGRAGLFNVGAESQLAMGGFAAGIMGLLLPAGVPAVIGMLLCLIAAAFGGAAVAAVPGVLRARFGASEVIVTIMLNFVVLALLNWLVSAKIHVTETLHTPPINTGRVPRLADMFDAFHGSAANWTLLIAIAVALSSWWWLFRTRGGYELRAVGLQPDAAEYGGVNVKRVLWTSMCLSGALAGMGGVNFVLGYKGYYEEGFAGGAGFLGIAVALVGRNHPLGILLAALLFATLSQGGLAVNALVPKQLTDILTAVVILAVATAVPEVQRQMRAAAASALAALNRSAATPSAERDA